The proteins below come from a single Crossiella sp. CA-258035 genomic window:
- a CDS encoding methyltransferase domain-containing protein, which translates to MTERWTVEEIAPGERHCHRVVEEVVVVDSEFQRIEVLETQGYGRGLFLDGRIQHVAADEYIYSEAMVHPAMQLLDGRAARVLCVGAGPGGIVRELLRYPGVREVVQVEIDTTVVDIASRHLPSVGADFRLDPRYRLVVADALDYLATEREPFDLIVNDLSEPLPGSPAGRLFAAEAVRLVRQRLTGRGLYVSWCGSVGPVSAEFAARIFHVIGEVFGQAHGYLSYPQSYGTVWLTGIGARSPLDPLAHSPAELDQRLARTCAGELRLYDGQTHHHMFLLPKNVRAALSAPVADPAAPIELLVERL; encoded by the coding sequence GTGACTGAACGCTGGACGGTCGAGGAGATCGCCCCTGGTGAGCGGCACTGCCACCGGGTGGTGGAAGAGGTCGTGGTCGTGGACAGCGAGTTCCAGCGGATCGAGGTGCTGGAGACGCAGGGCTACGGCCGGGGCCTGTTCCTGGACGGGCGGATCCAGCACGTGGCCGCGGACGAGTACATCTACAGCGAGGCCATGGTGCACCCGGCCATGCAGCTGCTGGACGGGCGCGCGGCCAGGGTGCTGTGCGTGGGCGCCGGTCCGGGCGGGATCGTGCGCGAGCTGCTGCGCTATCCCGGCGTGCGCGAGGTGGTGCAGGTGGAGATCGACACCACCGTGGTGGACATCGCCAGCAGGCACCTGCCCTCGGTGGGCGCGGACTTCCGGCTGGACCCGCGCTACCGGCTGGTGGTGGCCGACGCGCTGGACTACCTGGCCACCGAGCGCGAGCCGTTCGACCTGATCGTCAACGACCTCAGCGAACCGCTGCCCGGCAGCCCGGCGGGCAGGCTGTTCGCCGCCGAGGCGGTGCGGCTGGTTCGGCAGCGGCTGACCGGGCGCGGGCTGTACGTGTCCTGGTGCGGCTCGGTCGGCCCGGTGTCGGCGGAGTTCGCGGCGCGGATCTTCCACGTCATCGGGGAGGTGTTCGGGCAGGCGCACGGCTACCTCAGCTACCCGCAGTCCTACGGCACGGTCTGGCTGACCGGCATCGGCGCGCGGTCGCCGCTGGACCCGCTGGCGCACAGCCCGGCCGAGCTGGACCAGCGGCTGGCCCGCACCTGCGCCGGGGAGCTGCGGCTCTACGACGGGCAGACCCACCACCACATGTTCCTGCTGCCCAAGAACGTCCGGGCCGCGCTCAGCGCCCCGGTCGCGGATCCGGCCGCCCCCATCGAGCTGCTTGTGGAGAGGCTGTGA
- a CDS encoding class I SAM-dependent methyltransferase, with amino-acid sequence MTRAAPEDFALVAELYDQDMAGNNLVHDLVYPRVYGPGEYIGQFSDNSAAELRALAAAMDLPPESAVLDIGCGTAPVAAFLATELGWRITGIDVAASPLRKAAERLAEHGLTERVGLAHGDVYRHAFDRPFDGIYGTGAFCHFDPVRLFARCHELLRPGGRLAFMERVRTGELTEREWRQLTVEWACPTVNTVAEYRSALAGAGFEVDLVRDLTPTFRDWQDRSVVVRHELKAEIIALTSAEYFETSVRLADYENAVTKAGKLGYALITATAR; translated from the coding sequence GTGACAAGAGCGGCGCCGGAGGACTTCGCGCTGGTCGCGGAGCTGTACGACCAGGACATGGCCGGCAACAACCTGGTGCACGACCTGGTCTACCCCAGGGTGTACGGGCCCGGTGAGTACATCGGGCAGTTCAGCGACAACAGCGCCGCCGAGCTGCGCGCGCTGGCCGCGGCGATGGACCTGCCGCCGGAGTCGGCGGTGCTGGACATCGGCTGCGGCACCGCGCCGGTGGCCGCGTTCCTGGCCACCGAGCTGGGCTGGCGGATCACCGGCATCGACGTGGCGGCCAGCCCGCTGCGCAAGGCGGCCGAGCGGCTGGCCGAACACGGCCTGACCGAGCGGGTCGGCCTGGCGCACGGGGATGTGTACCGGCACGCCTTCGACCGGCCCTTCGACGGGATCTACGGCACCGGCGCGTTCTGCCACTTCGACCCGGTCCGGCTGTTCGCCCGCTGCCACGAGCTGCTGCGGCCCGGCGGGCGGCTGGCGTTCATGGAGCGGGTGCGCACCGGCGAGCTGACCGAGCGGGAGTGGCGGCAGCTGACCGTGGAATGGGCCTGTCCCACGGTGAACACGGTCGCGGAGTACCGGTCCGCGCTGGCCGGGGCCGGGTTCGAGGTGGACCTGGTGCGCGACCTGACGCCGACCTTCCGGGACTGGCAGGACCGGTCGGTGGTGGTCCGGCACGAGCTCAAGGCGGAGATCATCGCGCTGACCTCGGCGGAGTACTTCGAGACCAGCGTGCGGCTGGCCGACTACGAGAACGCGGTGACCAAGGCAGGCAAGCTGGGCTACGCCCTGATCACCGCGACGGCCCGATGA
- a CDS encoding DMT family transporter, which produces MSERTAVRGSSLSGIGLGIGANLIWGLAFLVPVLLPEFSPVAVTLGRYVCYGLLSVALIVFTGTRLRGHSWPVWRSCLLFAVTGNVGYYFLLVQGIALVGAPVVAVVIGTLPVTVAVYGNLRRREFPFSRLALPVGVILIGLVAVNVSEIDFSGLGGRSLGEQLLGLGCAVLALAMWTWFGVANAQFLRTHPQISSADWSTLIGVATLGLSVLAAPLLLVTGDAVGRGIGADSLWFLLLGSLVLGVLVSWGGTLLWNQASGRLPVSVAGQLIVFETISGLVYVFLASGKTPPLLGVAGMAVVLTGVVIGIRQARTA; this is translated from the coding sequence ATGAGTGAGCGAACCGCCGTGCGCGGCAGCAGCCTGTCCGGGATCGGCCTGGGCATCGGCGCGAACCTGATCTGGGGACTGGCCTTCCTGGTGCCGGTGCTGCTGCCCGAGTTCTCCCCGGTGGCGGTCACCCTCGGCCGCTACGTCTGTTACGGCCTGCTCTCCGTCGCGCTGATCGTCTTCACCGGCACCAGGCTGCGCGGGCACTCCTGGCCGGTGTGGCGGTCCTGCCTGCTCTTCGCCGTGACCGGCAACGTCGGCTACTACTTCTTGCTGGTCCAGGGCATCGCGCTGGTCGGGGCCCCGGTGGTGGCGGTGGTCATCGGCACCCTGCCGGTGACCGTGGCCGTCTACGGCAACCTGCGCCGCCGCGAGTTCCCGTTCTCCCGGCTCGCGCTGCCGGTCGGGGTGATCCTGATCGGGCTGGTCGCGGTGAACGTCAGCGAGATCGACTTCTCCGGACTGGGCGGCCGTTCACTGGGCGAACAGCTGCTCGGCCTGGGCTGCGCGGTGCTGGCGCTGGCCATGTGGACCTGGTTCGGCGTGGCCAACGCCCAGTTCCTGCGCACACATCCCCAGATCAGCTCGGCGGACTGGTCCACCCTCATCGGCGTGGCCACGCTGGGCCTGTCCGTGCTGGCCGCGCCGCTGCTGCTGGTCACCGGGGACGCCGTGGGCCGCGGCATCGGCGCGGACTCGCTGTGGTTCCTGCTGCTGGGCAGCCTGGTGCTCGGCGTGCTGGTCAGCTGGGGCGGCACCCTGCTGTGGAACCAGGCATCGGGCAGGCTGCCGGTGTCGGTGGCGGGCCAGCTGATCGTGTTCGAGACCATCTCCGGCCTGGTCTACGTGTTCCTGGCCAGCGGCAAGACCCCGCCGCTGCTCGGCGTGGCCGGGATGGCCGTGGTGCTGACCGGGGTGGTGATCGGCATCCGGCAGGCCCGGACCGCCTGA
- a CDS encoding M20/M25/M40 family metallo-hydrolase, whose amino-acid sequence MDGVDRAVLTDTVRSRWDNDVLTSLSELVSVPAISPAFDPDWARNGHLDAAIEHVRRWLVERELPGAAVDVVRLAGRTPVLLLDLPAQPGFEDAGTALLYGHLDKQPPVGGWSEGLGPWTPVLRDGRLYGRGSADDGYAGYAAVTAIEGLLAAGGAHGRCVVLLETGEESGSPDLPAYLEHLRDRLGEVSLVVCLDSGAADYERMWLTTSLRGLVQTQVTVRVLESGQHSGSASGVVPSSFRVLRQLLDRLEDSATGKVLLPELSADIPAERVREAEEALAVLPGLLLRLFPLMPGMRTVTEDELELELNRTWRPTLSVIGADGLPVPDDAGNVLRPHTTLMLGFRLPPTADSAAALAAVRRALTTDVPYGAQVELAKVEAADGWNAPSLRPWLREALDTAGEQVFGTGWKATGEGGSIPFMGLLHEAYPQAQFVVTGALGADSNAHVPDESLHLDYARRITEAISYVLDAHAHSGK is encoded by the coding sequence ATCGACGGCGTGGATCGAGCCGTACTGACTGACACCGTCCGCTCGCGGTGGGACAACGATGTCCTGACGAGCCTGTCCGAACTGGTCTCCGTGCCCGCGATCTCGCCGGCCTTCGACCCCGACTGGGCCCGCAACGGCCACCTGGACGCCGCCATCGAGCACGTCCGCCGCTGGCTGGTCGAGCGCGAGCTACCCGGCGCCGCCGTGGACGTGGTGCGGCTGGCGGGCCGGACCCCGGTGCTGCTGCTCGACCTGCCCGCGCAGCCCGGGTTCGAGGACGCGGGCACCGCGCTGCTCTACGGGCACCTGGACAAGCAGCCGCCGGTGGGTGGCTGGTCCGAGGGGCTCGGGCCGTGGACGCCGGTGCTGCGGGACGGCCGCCTCTACGGCCGGGGCTCGGCCGATGACGGCTACGCCGGCTACGCCGCGGTCACCGCGATCGAGGGCCTGCTGGCCGCCGGTGGCGCGCACGGGCGCTGCGTGGTGCTGCTGGAGACCGGCGAGGAGTCCGGCAGTCCGGACCTGCCCGCCTACCTGGAGCACCTGCGCGACCGGCTGGGCGAGGTGTCGCTGGTGGTCTGCCTGGACTCCGGCGCGGCCGACTACGAGCGGATGTGGCTGACCACCTCGCTGCGCGGCTTGGTGCAGACCCAGGTGACCGTGCGGGTGCTGGAGTCCGGTCAGCACTCCGGCTCGGCCAGCGGGGTGGTGCCCAGCTCCTTCCGGGTGCTGCGCCAGCTGCTGGACCGGCTGGAGGACTCGGCCACCGGCAAGGTGCTGCTGCCCGAGCTGAGCGCGGACATCCCGGCGGAGCGGGTGCGGGAGGCCGAGGAGGCCCTCGCGGTGCTGCCCGGGTTGCTGCTGCGGTTGTTCCCGCTGATGCCGGGCATGCGCACGGTGACTGAGGACGAGCTGGAGCTGGAGCTCAACCGCACCTGGCGGCCGACGCTGTCGGTCATCGGCGCGGACGGCCTGCCGGTGCCCGACGACGCGGGCAACGTGCTGCGCCCGCACACCACGCTGATGCTCGGCTTCCGGCTGCCGCCCACCGCGGACTCGGCCGCCGCGCTGGCCGCGGTGCGCCGCGCGCTGACCACCGACGTGCCCTACGGCGCCCAGGTGGAGCTGGCCAAGGTGGAGGCGGCCGACGGCTGGAACGCGCCGAGCCTGCGGCCCTGGCTGCGCGAGGCCCTGGACACCGCGGGCGAGCAGGTCTTCGGCACCGGCTGGAAGGCCACCGGCGAGGGCGGCTCCATCCCGTTCATGGGCCTGCTGCACGAGGCGTACCCGCAGGCACAGTTCGTGGTCACCGGCGCGCTGGGCGCGGACAGCAACGCGCACGTGCCGGATGAGTCCCTGCACCTGGACTACGCCCGCCGGATCACCGAGGCGATCTCCTACGTGCTGGACGCGCACGCCCATTCCGGCAAGTGA
- a CDS encoding PhoD-like phosphatase N-terminal domain-containing protein, with product MRQDPFTLGVASGDPEPDSVVLWTRLTGAPDLPLAVQWQLSADPAGTRVVRAGETDALPEWGHSVHVEVDGLEPSTEYFFRFRHGRHLSLTGRTRTAPHPVALEPLRLAVTSGEALPQPADLVLRLGEHRPAGGDPRERAMSLLTPAAQLARASAPQVSVWGPGELAGEWVAACRAYYEHQPLRAASRPDGGRMPIYRSLRWGRLLALRLVDTQQYRQTGSLLGAGQERWLAGELSRRRPLWDVVAGHGSAAELTGERLGALWRRARVDSPLVLRGGPGPAGTRQVAGAPELAPGTAGSVLCAVDELVWRAEFPGPGGPGNLAFPRQCAATALSEGSPSSAW from the coding sequence GTGCGACAGGACCCGTTCACCCTCGGCGTGGCCTCCGGCGACCCCGAGCCGGACTCGGTGGTGCTCTGGACCCGCCTGACCGGCGCCCCGGACCTCCCGCTGGCCGTGCAGTGGCAGCTCAGCGCCGATCCGGCCGGCACCAGGGTGGTGCGCGCGGGGGAGACGGACGCGCTGCCCGAGTGGGGGCACAGCGTGCACGTCGAGGTGGACGGGCTGGAACCGAGCACCGAGTACTTCTTCCGCTTCCGGCACGGCAGGCACCTCTCGCTGACCGGGCGCACCCGCACCGCGCCGCACCCGGTCGCGCTCGAACCGCTGCGGCTGGCCGTGACCAGCGGCGAGGCCCTGCCGCAGCCCGCCGACCTGGTGCTCCGGCTCGGCGAGCACCGGCCGGCCGGCGGTGATCCGCGGGAGCGGGCGATGAGCCTGCTCACCCCGGCCGCGCAGCTGGCGCGGGCGAGTGCGCCGCAGGTGTCGGTGTGGGGGCCTGGCGAGCTGGCCGGGGAGTGGGTGGCGGCCTGCCGGGCCTACTACGAGCACCAGCCGCTGCGGGCGGCCTCGCGGCCGGACGGCGGGCGGATGCCGATCTACCGGAGCCTGCGCTGGGGGCGGTTGCTGGCGCTGCGGCTGGTGGACACCCAGCAGTACCGGCAGACCGGGTCGCTGCTGGGGGCGGGGCAGGAGCGCTGGCTGGCCGGGGAGCTGAGCAGGCGGCGGCCGCTGTGGGACGTGGTGGCCGGGCACGGGTCGGCGGCCGAGCTGACCGGGGAGCGGCTGGGCGCGCTGTGGCGGCGGGCCAGGGTGGACTCGCCGCTGGTGCTGCGCGGCGGGCCGGGACCGGCCGGGACCCGGCAGGTGGCCGGGGCGCCGGAACTGGCCCCCGGCACCGCCGGGTCGGTGCTGTGCGCGGTCGACGAGCTGGTGTGGCGGGCGGAGTTCCCCGGCCCTGGCGGACCGGGGAACCTCGCCTTCCCGCGTCAGTGCGCGGCGACCGCCTTGAGCGAGGGGTCGCCCTCGTCGGCGTGGTAG
- a CDS encoding monocarboxylate uptake permease MctP: MSEIQWPQLIVFAVLFLLVTVLGFVASKWKAGDTLDHLDEWGLGGRKFGSWITWFLVGGDLYTAYTFVAVPALIFGAGAMGFFALPYTVILYPLVFLPLLRMWSVSRVHGYVTPADFVRGRYGSRILALLIAVTGIIATMPYIALQLVGLEAVLRTMGFNGSGLLGHLPLFIGFLILAVYTYQSGLRAPALIAFVKDTLIYIVILVAVIYLPAKLGGWTTIFERSSELLSQPNANGQPKGSLLLNANNQLQYATLALGSALALFLYPHSLTGILASRGRNVIKKNMVALPAYSLLLGLLALLGYVALTAGTKPLMNNATGRPDSNTIVPVLFDQQFPGWFAGIAFAAIGIGALVPAAIMSIAAANLWTRNIYKEYLKKDASPKQEAQQAKLASLVVKFGAVAFIVFVDPQYSIDLQLIGGVIILQTLPAVAIALYTRWFHVWGLVAGWIAGMGYGFYLLYQIPNPAAGRAHFGGSALTLDKLSLLGWEPFAGSKVQIYVGFVALVVNLVVAVVGTIIARQLKVLNGTDETKGEDYHADEGDPSLKAVAAH, translated from the coding sequence GTGAGCGAGATCCAGTGGCCCCAGCTGATCGTCTTCGCGGTGTTGTTCCTGCTGGTGACGGTGCTCGGGTTCGTGGCATCCAAGTGGAAGGCCGGTGACACCCTCGACCACCTCGACGAGTGGGGCCTCGGTGGCCGCAAGTTCGGCTCCTGGATCACCTGGTTCCTGGTCGGCGGCGACCTCTACACCGCCTACACCTTCGTCGCGGTGCCGGCGCTGATCTTCGGCGCGGGCGCGATGGGCTTCTTCGCGCTGCCCTACACGGTGATCCTGTACCCGCTGGTGTTCCTGCCGCTGCTGCGCATGTGGTCGGTGTCCAGGGTGCACGGCTACGTGACCCCGGCCGACTTCGTCCGCGGCCGCTACGGCTCGCGCATCCTGGCCCTGCTGATCGCGGTCACCGGCATCATCGCCACCATGCCCTACATCGCATTGCAGCTGGTGGGGCTGGAAGCGGTGCTGCGCACCATGGGCTTCAACGGCAGCGGCCTGCTCGGGCACCTGCCGCTGTTCATCGGCTTCCTGATCCTGGCCGTCTACACCTACCAGTCCGGCCTGCGCGCCCCGGCGCTGATCGCCTTCGTCAAGGACACGCTGATCTACATCGTGATCCTGGTCGCGGTGATCTACCTGCCGGCCAAGCTGGGCGGCTGGACCACGATCTTCGAGCGCTCCTCCGAGCTGCTGTCGCAGCCCAACGCCAACGGCCAGCCCAAGGGCTCGCTGCTGCTGAACGCGAACAACCAGCTCCAGTACGCCACCCTGGCGCTGGGCTCGGCGCTGGCGCTGTTCCTCTACCCGCACTCGCTGACCGGCATCCTGGCCTCCAGGGGCCGCAACGTGATCAAGAAGAACATGGTCGCGCTGCCCGCCTACTCGCTGCTGCTGGGCCTGCTGGCGCTGCTCGGCTACGTGGCGCTGACCGCGGGCACCAAGCCGTTGATGAACAACGCCACCGGGCGGCCGGACTCCAACACCATCGTGCCGGTGCTCTTCGACCAGCAGTTCCCCGGCTGGTTCGCCGGTATCGCTTTCGCCGCGATCGGCATCGGCGCGCTGGTGCCAGCCGCGATCATGTCCATCGCCGCGGCCAACCTGTGGACCCGCAACATCTACAAGGAGTACCTGAAGAAGGACGCCTCGCCGAAGCAGGAGGCGCAGCAGGCCAAGCTGGCCTCGCTGGTGGTCAAGTTCGGCGCGGTCGCCTTCATCGTCTTCGTCGACCCGCAGTACTCCATCGACCTGCAGCTGATCGGCGGCGTGATCATCCTGCAGACGCTGCCCGCGGTGGCGATCGCGCTCTACACCCGCTGGTTCCACGTGTGGGGCCTGGTCGCGGGCTGGATCGCCGGTATGGGCTACGGCTTCTACCTGCTCTACCAGATCCCGAACCCGGCCGCGGGCCGCGCGCACTTCGGCGGTTCCGCGCTGACCCTGGACAAGCTGTCCCTGCTCGGCTGGGAGCCCTTCGCCGGGTCCAAGGTGCAGATCTACGTCGGGTTCGTCGCGCTGGTGGTGAACCTGGTGGTCGCGGTGGTCGGCACGATCATCGCCAGGCAGCTCAAGGTGCTCAACGGCACCGATGAGACCAAGGGCGAGGACTACCACGCCGACGAGGGCGACCCCTCGCTCAAGGCGGTCGCCGCGCACTGA
- a CDS encoding DUF3311 domain-containing protein yields MPSGSSPPVSARPSGLRWNWWNLLLVVPLLMLVTPMINFDEPRLLGLPFFYWSQFAFVPLGVVCVGLVYLKTRDEPVVTDAPDRLDVDRLDEGDKA; encoded by the coding sequence ATGCCGTCTGGTTCGTCACCACCGGTCTCTGCGCGCCCCAGCGGGCTGCGCTGGAACTGGTGGAACCTGCTGCTCGTGGTGCCACTGCTGATGCTGGTCACCCCGATGATCAACTTTGATGAGCCGCGGCTGCTCGGCCTGCCGTTCTTCTACTGGTCGCAGTTCGCCTTCGTGCCGCTGGGCGTGGTCTGCGTCGGGCTGGTCTACCTCAAGACCAGGGACGAGCCGGTGGTCACGGACGCGCCGGACCGCCTCGACGTGGACCGGCTGGACGAGGGGGACAAGGCGTGA